AAGGTGGAAATTTTCATATTCTATTCTTCTATGATAATTTCATCTATCCAGTGTGAGGTGGGCAACGGAAGGGCGAATTACCGTAACATCCTTCCAGAATGGGATAAGGTTTGCGATTTTGCTTGTCATTCTCCTTATTTTTCCGGAAAATAGTCGGCCGATCGAAATTGCGATCGGAGGATGATTATGACATCTGAATCGATTCCCAAGTGGCAGTTATGGACCGGGAGAATACTCAGCGGCATTTCCATAGCGTTGCTATTATTTGATGGGATTATAAAATTTTTCCTGGATAGTATGGGCCCCGAAGCGAAGGCGGCCGGAGCAATTCTCGCTTATCCTGATAGTGTGTTACCATGGATCGGCACCACTCTGATCGTATGTACTCTCTTGTATGCGTTTCCAAAAACGTCGGTCTTCGGAGCTGTGCTTTTGACCGGATATATGGGCGGGGCAATCGCTTCCCATGTTAGAGTTTTAAATCCTTGGTTCAGTCATATTCTCTTTCCCGTTTATGTGTCTCTTTTCTTTTGGGGGGGCTTATACTTGCGGAGCCCGGAACTTAGAGCTCTTTTTCCTTGGCGCAAATAATCGAACCTATCTTGCGATCGAAGCATTCCTTCGGTCGCAAGCCACGATGAGATATATCAACAAATAGAAATTTAAAATTTTAGAATTCGTTCTTTAGATCGGACCGTGGTCTAACGCATATCGGACTCGGGGATCGTTTCGATAAATTCCTTGAGTTTTCCCACCGGAGTCGAACTCTTTACGTAAATTCCGATAGGCGCCCACTCAAATGAGCCATTTCCTTACCAGGCCAATTTCGTTTCTACTGCCATTATACATGTTCCTACAAGCCTGTGGCGGCACGGATAGCAACCTGGCTAAAAATCTGTTACTACTCATGCAAATGGAAAAATCGAATCCCTCCAGAGGATCTTCCGGGACCACCGATCCAGGAGGAGAAGCGGATCCTACTCCCTCTGCTGTGATTTATATATACCAAGGAGGCTCCACTACCGGAGCTTTTGCCGATTCGTTGCTCGGCGGTAGATGGGGAGCCGATATGAATTGCTTTGAAAATCGACCTTCCTCTCTTCTTGGTATGTGCAATTATTATAAAGCGCTCGTGAGCATAGATACGAACGACGAGATCCGAGACATGCCTATCGTTCATGATGTTCCTACTGATCGTGCCATAACGAGTAAGTCCGGAACCAAGATTGCGGAAAATTGGGCGGACTTACTGGATGGGTCTCTTCCGGTTTCCTTGCAGAGCGCCGGTATTGCCAGCGGGACCGTATGGTGGAGTTTTAGCCAATGGGACGGGCAGATTTATTCGGGAACCGATTCTTTGACATGCAATTTCGGAACCTCGGGCTCTAGTTCCTATAGCGGAAAGCTGGGTCGGTCCGATTCGACGAGTACGGATTGGATCGGAACTTCCAGCGGAAGCGGGCTTTGCAATATAAGTGTACCCGTTATGTGTATTTGCTACTGAAATTCGGGAACGGTTCCGTTAACCGATACTTCCTACTGATTCCCGTTCCGCCCACATTCCGGAGTCCTTGATGAGCTGGACCAGCTTTTCATCCGCTTCCTCGTAAGGCACATTTTTCACCACGATTTCCTTTCCCTTGTAGAGATGAACCTTTCCGGGGCCCGCGCCGACATAACCGAAGTCCGCATCCGCCATCTCGCCGGGGCCGTTTACGATACAACCCATGACTGCGATCTTGACTCCTTTCAAATGTCCGGTCTTTTCTTTGATCCTTGCTGTGGTGGTCTGTAAGTCGAAGAGGGTCCTTCCGCAGGAAGGGCAGGAGATATATTCTGTTTTTGTAAGACGAAGTCGGGTTGCCTGGAGAATATCGAAACCTAATTGCAATACCTGCTCCGGATCGCTATCTAGGATTCTAATTCTTACCAGATCTCCTATGCCGTCCACAAGCATCCCGCCGATCCCGATCGAAGACTCGTACAGTGCTTGCTGGGAATCCGAATACTCCGCAAATAGAACGATCGGATAATCGAAATCGCTCAGGATTCTCGCTAACTTTCTGTAGTCGTGGAGAATATGAGGAGTCTGAACGGAGAATGCGACGGATTCTATTCCGGCCTCTTTGAATAGTTCCGGAAGACCTTTCAGGCTTTCCAGTTGGTAGGATTGCACGCTGAGTTCCGTGAGCCCTCTTCCTTCTCTCTTGGAAAGAAAAGCGATCAGATCGTCTCCGTTTTGGAAATGGTGAAAAGGATCTATCGTCACTTTAGGAAAAGGCAGGAGATCTTCCAACACGGGTTCCATGAGTAATTCGTTTTGTTCTACGATCACTCCCATGGCGACGGGAGAAGATTTGGACGCGTTCAGACATTCTTCTCGGAGAATCTGGTCCGAAGGAAGAGCTACGGATACCATCTCCAAATCCAAAGAACGGAGCTTGGCGTAATTTCGAAGCGAATTCAACGCTTGGGAGAATTGGCTTTCGGATTCGAAAGGAAGATAGGACTCTACTCGAACCGGCTGTGTATCGCCTAATGCAAGATTCGCTACTTGCTGGGCGCGACTATAGAATCTTTGATAAGAATAAGGATTTCTAAATTCGGAATATCCCTGCACCGCCGATTCGGGGAATCGGATTCGATTGTATTTGTCCGCGAGAAGCTTCGCTACCGGAATCTCATGGATCGGATCTTCCGTGAGGGAGACCCGGATCGTATCTCCGAGACCGTCTTCCAGCAAGGATCCGATTCCGATTGCGGATTTGATCCTCCCGTCTTTGCCGTCTCCCGCTTCGGTGACTCCTAAGTGCAAAGGGTAATCCATCTGCAATTCCAGAAAACGACTGCATAGAAGGCGATAGGCTTGCACCATCACCTGGGGATTCGAAGCCTTCATGCTTACTATGATGTCTTTGTAAGAAAGGCTTTCGGCGATACGAATAAATTCAATCGCGGATTCCACCATTCCTTGGGGAGTATCGCCGTAACGATTCATGATGCGATCGGATAGGGAACCGTGATTGGTTCCGATTCTCATCGATACTCCGAGTTCCTTGCAGCGGAGCACCAGGGGAGAGAAGACTTCCGCGATTCTCTCCATCTCTTCCTTGTATTCGGAATCCGTATAATCTCGGACAGCGAACTTCTTTTTATCTGCGAAGTTTCCCGGATTGATCCGCACCTTTTCTACCCACTCGACCGCTTTCATCGCTACGCTCGGAGTGAAATGGATATCGGCTACTAAGGGCACTTTGCTTCCCAATCTCTTTAATTCTTTTCTAATATTGGGCAGGTTATCCGCGTCGGGTTGGGAAGGAACCGTGAGTCTAACGATCTCGCAGCCGGTCTCTTCCAATTCCAGAATTTGTCGCACAGAATTTTCCGTATCCCTCGTGTCCGCCGTGATCATGGATTGGATACGGATCGGGTTGTCCCCGCCGATACCCACGTCTCCGACCTTTACTTCTCTGGTCTTACGTCGTTGGTAGGAAAAGGGGGAATGGTTATAACGGAAGTTCATGGCTTTCTACTCCTATTTAGAGCCGGGCGGAACCCTTGTCATGTACGATTTTTCGGAAAAAATCCGAACCTTCTGGCCTTTTTCCTCCAGGATTTCGATAGATTCCGAGAAGGGAAGTTTCTGGAAACCGTTTAGGATATGGGAGATCAGCAATGAAGGATAGATGCGGCCTATGGATTTTCATCTGCATTTTATTGCATACGGTTCCTATTCTATTGCAGGTCACAGATTCCGGAGCAGGAGTGGCAGACTCGAGTTCTCTAGTCCAAACCACCTTTTTCACCTTTATCTTTTACGGAGTAATTTTGGATCTGTCCGATATTTCCGTTTTCACTTACTTGGGTGTCAGGATGATAAAAGGGCAAGGGCGAATCCAAGGATTCGGGTTGCTTCACTGGTTTCTCTTCGCCTTGTTAGTATTCTGCAATCTTCTTTGGTATCAAAGGGGTTGGCCTGTCAGCTGGATCGTCGAATTCTTACGTAGGTAAAGCTAAGAATCTAACATGAATACAAGGACGACTCGCTGCATTTACTGAGCGGAATTCCATTCCGATTGCTTTGGTATCCAAGCAAATACCCGCGAGCTAACGCTGAAACGCTTTACAGATCCGGAATTTTTGAAGAAAATAATTCGGAATCGAAAAGGATATCACCTAACTACCGTTTGATCCGATCGCTATTTTTATCAAAAAACCGACCTTGGTAGAAAGTCGATACGGAAATAGTTTTGGTAAGAAATGATTCTTTACGGCATACATAATGTTTTCGGGAAATTTCCTTTTTGAAAATTAAGGATTTCTGGTACAAAAAATGCGAAAAGAATCGGAAATCGATTGTAGTGCGGGTAGATTTCGAGATTTATCCGACGAGCTTAGTGTAACGTAATTTCGCTCCCGGATATGTAGTGTCCATTCCGAAACCCGCAGGATAGTCTCGCGATTCGTGGACATTTTTTCCCGGTATTTCGGGATAGATTGAAAGTAGGTTTCCTATTTCACCAAGGAAACGATATGCGAAAGTAATGAATCCGACTAAAGTCATTTAGGGAATGGAATGGGATCCGTTAGAGTTTCGTTATTTATTTTTTTCATATTCTTATCTTTAGCAAATTGCTCCTCGGAGGGAGGAGGGTTGAGTCCCATCGTGGCCCTTTTAGGGGGAGGGGGCACGAATCCCGGAAACCCGGGCTCATCGGGAGCCCCTTCTTGGGTAAAGGCGACGGACGCCGCTTATGCAGATAAGGTCCAATTGGAATGGGAGCCTATCGCGGGAGCGAGCTATCGTATCTTTCGTAGATTGTCCGGGCAGGCCGATTTCCAGCAAATCGGGACTAACGACAATTCCAATTTCACGGATGCGACTTCCGAATCCGGCAAGTCCTATCAATACTCGATCCAATCCGTTTTGGACGACGGAATTTCTTCTTTGAGTTCTTATGATACCGGGTGGCGCGCTTCTTCATCCGGTTGCGCTGCAAAATTGAATCCTTCCGGAATCGTTTCTTCCATGATAGCGAGGTTTAAAGGAGCTTTTAATTCCAATTTGAGTTCCGTCGCGGCCTTCGGGGATTTTTTATACGTAGGAAATGGGAGTAAAATCAATCTATTGAATCGAAACCGGGATTTAGTCGGAGTATGGAACGGAATTGCGTCACTCTCCATTGTTGTGGACGGGGCCGGGAGCGCTTACGCGCTTAATTCTTCTTCCCAGATTTATAAACTTCGTTCCGACTGCGAGGCTACTCTGATTGCGACTCTTCCCGCCGATTCCGTTCCTACGGATCTGGCTATCGATTCCACCGGAAACCTTTATGTAAGCGAATCGAATTTTTCCACCGGAACGGATCGAATTTTTAAATTGAGCTCGAGCGGAACATTGCTCAAGACCTGGGATTTACCGGGAAATCAACAACCTAAGGCGATTTATATTCCTCCTGGGGATACTTCCATTCTAATCGCGGACTCGTCCAATTTCGATTTGGTCCAATACGATATCAATGGGGACCAATTGGATTTCGTAATCTCCAAAAATATCCAGATCGGAACCATCGTGGACATCGCTATGAGCGGAGTTCAAATTCTTGTCGTGACCCATTCTAATACCTTCGGTGCGGATTACGGTCCTAACGTTACCAGATTTCATAGCGGTATCACACAAGGTGCCGCGATCTTCCAATTCAATCCGGACGGTCAAACCACCAATTCGCATCGAGTCAGCGGAATCGCCTTGGATCCGAATACATTAGGTATTCTTGTT
This sequence is a window from Leptospira wolffii serovar Khorat str. Khorat-H2. Protein-coding genes within it:
- a CDS encoding DoxX family protein — its product is MTSESIPKWQLWTGRILSGISIALLLFDGIIKFFLDSMGPEAKAAGAILAYPDSVLPWIGTTLIVCTLLYAFPKTSVFGAVLLTGYMGGAIASHVRVLNPWFSHILFPVYVSLFFWGGLYLRSPELRALFPWRK
- the ispG gene encoding (E)-4-hydroxy-3-methylbut-2-enyl-diphosphate synthase; this encodes MNFRYNHSPFSYQRRKTREVKVGDVGIGGDNPIRIQSMITADTRDTENSVRQILELEETGCEIVRLTVPSQPDADNLPNIRKELKRLGSKVPLVADIHFTPSVAMKAVEWVEKVRINPGNFADKKKFAVRDYTDSEYKEEMERIAEVFSPLVLRCKELGVSMRIGTNHGSLSDRIMNRYGDTPQGMVESAIEFIRIAESLSYKDIIVSMKASNPQVMVQAYRLLCSRFLELQMDYPLHLGVTEAGDGKDGRIKSAIGIGSLLEDGLGDTIRVSLTEDPIHEIPVAKLLADKYNRIRFPESAVQGYSEFRNPYSYQRFYSRAQQVANLALGDTQPVRVESYLPFESESQFSQALNSLRNYAKLRSLDLEMVSVALPSDQILREECLNASKSSPVAMGVIVEQNELLMEPVLEDLLPFPKVTIDPFHHFQNGDDLIAFLSKREGRGLTELSVQSYQLESLKGLPELFKEAGIESVAFSVQTPHILHDYRKLARILSDFDYPIVLFAEYSDSQQALYESSIGIGGMLVDGIGDLVRIRILDSDPEQVLQLGFDILQATRLRLTKTEYISCPSCGRTLFDLQTTTARIKEKTGHLKGVKIAVMGCIVNGPGEMADADFGYVGAGPGKVHLYKGKEIVVKNVPYEEADEKLVQLIKDSGMWAERESVGSIG